From a single Pararge aegeria chromosome 16, ilParAegt1.1, whole genome shotgun sequence genomic region:
- the LOC120630277 gene encoding uncharacterized protein LOC120630277 isoform X1 produces MCCDLQMLSVQVPGCAGMERLGAPGGPRLRHDHRHHHSTLEWEKQQRLQAMVGRLQEMVEQETRARSAAAAERLGLPPSIQLPDGEYGQDAHLQIRVPYQVPSRADEKQLSAATEQVRERRARVGGRGGRAAQPGRRGRRQERRSTAEGHALVGAHGRAAAARLPTGRAAALRDGTAPRRALAAARRVTSPLLRTSLSYHAYIPLSGRSDSPECTRVPEYYRLGNLFIWDSRANADARACFVICATGSCCDSVDRADRVE; encoded by the exons A TGTGTTGTGATTTACAGATGCTCTCGGTACAAGTGCCGGGGTGCGCGGGCATGGAGCGGTTGGGCGCGCCGGGGGGACCGCGCCTACGGCACGACCACAGACACCACCATTCCACATT GGAATGGGAAAAACAGCAGAGGTTGCAGGCGATGGTGGGTCGCCTGCAGGAGATGGTGGAACAGGAGACGCGCGCAAGGTCTGCCGCCGCGGCAGAACGCCTCGGCCTGCCACCCAGCATACAGCTCCCAGACGGCGAGTACGGACAGGATGCCCACCTACAGATACGAGTCCCTTATCAGGTCC CAAGCCGAGCTGACGAGAAGCAGCTTTCAGCCGCCACCGAACAAGTGCGTGAGCGACGTGCCCGAGTGGGCGGGCGCGGCGGACGCGCGGCGCAGCCagggcggcgcgggcggcggcaAGAAAGACGGTCTACTGCAGAAGGCCACGCGCTGGTGGGTGCGCATGGGCGCGCGGCCGCCGCCCGCCTTCCTACCGGCCGCGCCGCCGCCCTGCGTGATGGtaccgcgccgcgccgcgccctCGCCGCCGCCCGACGCGTGACGTCGCCGCTCCTCCGCACCTCTCTATCATATCACGCTTACATTCCATTATCGGGACGATCAGACTCGCCGGAGTGCACGCGCGTCCCGGAGTATTATAGActtggtaatttatttatttgggactcgCGGGCGAACGCGGACGCGCGCGCGTGCTTTGTGATATGTGCGACAGGGTCGTGTTGTGACAGTGTGGATCGTGCGGACCGTGTGGAGTGA
- the LOC120630277 gene encoding uncharacterized protein LOC120630277 isoform X4 produces the protein MCCDLQMLSVQVPGCAGMERLGAPGGPRLRHDHRHHHSTLEWEKQQRLQAMVGRLQEMVEQETRARSAAAAERLGLPPSIQLPDGEYGQDAHLQIRVPYQQAELTRSSFQPPPNKCVSDVPEWAGAADARRSQGGAGGGKKDGLLQKATRWWVRMGARPPPAFLPAAPPPCVMVPRRAAPSPPPDA, from the exons A TGTGTTGTGATTTACAGATGCTCTCGGTACAAGTGCCGGGGTGCGCGGGCATGGAGCGGTTGGGCGCGCCGGGGGGACCGCGCCTACGGCACGACCACAGACACCACCATTCCACATT GGAATGGGAAAAACAGCAGAGGTTGCAGGCGATGGTGGGTCGCCTGCAGGAGATGGTGGAACAGGAGACGCGCGCAAGGTCTGCCGCCGCGGCAGAACGCCTCGGCCTGCCACCCAGCATACAGCTCCCAGACGGCGAGTACGGACAGGATGCCCACCTACAGATACGAGTCCCTTATCAG CAAGCCGAGCTGACGAGAAGCAGCTTTCAGCCGCCACCGAACAAGTGCGTGAGCGACGTGCCCGAGTGGGCGGGCGCGGCGGACGCGCGGCGCAGCCagggcggcgcgggcggcggcaAGAAAGACGGTCTACTGCAGAAGGCCACGCGCTGGTGGGTGCGCATGGGCGCGCGGCCGCCGCCCGCCTTCCTACCGGCCGCGCCGCCGCCCTGCGTGATGGtaccgcgccgcgccgcgccctCGCCGCCGCCCGACGCGTGA
- the LOC120630277 gene encoding uncharacterized protein LOC120630277 isoform X2 — translation MLSVQVPGCAGMERLGAPGGPRLRHDHRHHHSTLEWEKQQRLQAMVGRLQEMVEQETRARSAAAAERLGLPPSIQLPDGEYGQDAHLQIRVPYQVPSRADEKQLSAATEQVRERRARVGGRGGRAAQPGRRGRRQERRSTAEGHALVGAHGRAAAARLPTGRAAALRDGTAPRRALAAARRVTSPLLRTSLSYHAYIPLSGRSDSPECTRVPEYYRLGNLFIWDSRANADARACFVICATGSCCDSVDRADRVE, via the exons ATGCTCTCGGTACAAGTGCCGGGGTGCGCGGGCATGGAGCGGTTGGGCGCGCCGGGGGGACCGCGCCTACGGCACGACCACAGACACCACCATTCCACATT GGAATGGGAAAAACAGCAGAGGTTGCAGGCGATGGTGGGTCGCCTGCAGGAGATGGTGGAACAGGAGACGCGCGCAAGGTCTGCCGCCGCGGCAGAACGCCTCGGCCTGCCACCCAGCATACAGCTCCCAGACGGCGAGTACGGACAGGATGCCCACCTACAGATACGAGTCCCTTATCAGGTCC CAAGCCGAGCTGACGAGAAGCAGCTTTCAGCCGCCACCGAACAAGTGCGTGAGCGACGTGCCCGAGTGGGCGGGCGCGGCGGACGCGCGGCGCAGCCagggcggcgcgggcggcggcaAGAAAGACGGTCTACTGCAGAAGGCCACGCGCTGGTGGGTGCGCATGGGCGCGCGGCCGCCGCCCGCCTTCCTACCGGCCGCGCCGCCGCCCTGCGTGATGGtaccgcgccgcgccgcgccctCGCCGCCGCCCGACGCGTGACGTCGCCGCTCCTCCGCACCTCTCTATCATATCACGCTTACATTCCATTATCGGGACGATCAGACTCGCCGGAGTGCACGCGCGTCCCGGAGTATTATAGActtggtaatttatttatttgggactcgCGGGCGAACGCGGACGCGCGCGCGTGCTTTGTGATATGTGCGACAGGGTCGTGTTGTGACAGTGTGGATCGTGCGGACCGTGTGGAGTGA
- the LOC120630731 gene encoding general transcription and DNA repair factor IIH helicase subunit XPB, with the protein MGPPKKFRKYDSKAGGDRSGKKKKVDEDVTIDLVEDDNGENTGVPGAAMQDAEKNDQVPEDEFGAKDYRSQMELKQDSSSRPLWVAPNGHIFLEAFSPVYKHAHDFLIAIAEPVSRPQHIHEYKLTAYSLYAAVSVGLQTNDIVEYLQRLSKCAVPAGIIEFIQLCTLSYGKVKLVLKHNRYLVESKHVEVLQKLLKDPVIQQCRLRRDGDDELLSSALPNKPASATAIAARPGEDKQPANGAVPEDISQFYQQLDKDDEEDENTDITAKNSAVAFEVDPDKIEVIQKRCIELEYPLLAEYDFRNDTINPDINIDLKPTAVLRPYQEKSLRKMFGNGRARSGVIVLPCGAGKSLVGVTAVCTVRKRALVLCNSGVSVEQWKQQFKCWSTADDSMICRFTSEAKDKPMGAGILITTYSMITHGQRRSWEAEQTMKWLQAQEWGVVVLDEVHTIPAKMFRRVLTIVHSHAKLGLTATLLREDDKIADLNFLIGPKLYEANWLELQANGYIARVQCAEVWCPMMPEFYREYLVQKINKKMLLYVMNPSKFRACQFLVRYHERRGDKTIVFSDNVFALRHYAVKMNKPYIYGPTSQNERIQILQNFKFNPKVNTIFVSKVADTSFDLPEANVLIQISSHGGSRRQEAQRLGRILRAKKGALAEEYNAFFYTLVSQDTLEMAYSRKRQRFLVNQGYSYKVITELKGMDQEPDMFYGTREEQGMLLQQVLAASETDCEEEREGAVGGPGGTARRAGGSLASLAGADDALYLEHRRSYNKHPLFKKFRY; encoded by the exons ATGGGTCCacctaaaaaatttagaaaatatgatTCAAAAGCTGGAGGCGACAGGTCGG ggaagaaaaaaaaagtagacgAAGATGTTACAATAGATCTGGTAGAAGATGATAATGGTGAGAATACTGGTGTACCAGGTGCAGCTATGCAAGATGCAGAAAAGAATGACCAGGTCCCAGAAGATGAGTTTGGTGCTAAAGATTACAG ATCCCAAATGGAACTAAAACAAGATAGTTCTAGTCGTCCTCTCTGGGTTGCACCAAATGGGCATATATTCCTTGAGGCATTTTCGCCAGTTTACAAACATGCCCATGACTTCCTAATTGCTATTGCTGAACCTGTTTCTAG gcCTCAACACATACATGAGTATAAACTTACAGCATACAGTTTATATGCAGCGGTATCTGTTGGTTTGCAGACAAATGATATTGTGGAATACCTACAAAGGCTTAGCAAATGTGCTGTGCCTGCTGGCATTATTGAGTTTATCCAGCTCTGCACATTGTCTTATGGGAAAGTGAAGCTTGTTCTTAAACATAACAG GTACTTGGTTGAGAGCAAACACGTGGAAGTGCTACAGAAGCTTTTAAAGGATCCGGTGATCCAACAGTGTCGATTGCGACGCGATGGGGACGATGAGTTACTTTCGTCTGCACTGCCTAACAAACCTGCTTCTGCTACAGCGATTGCCGCTAGACCTG GCGAAGACAAACAACCTGCGAACGGGGCGGTCCCCGAGGACATAAGTCAGTTTTATCAGCAACTGGACAAAGATGATGAGGAAGACGAAAACACTGACATTACAGCTAAAAACTCTGCTGTTGCCTTCGAAGTAGATCCTGATAAAATTGAG GTTATACAAAAACGGTGCATTGAATTGGAATATCCGTTGCTGGCGGAGTACGATTTCCGCAACGATACCATTAATCCAGATATAAACATCGACTTAAAACCTACAGCGGTGTTGCGTCCCTATCAAGAAAAGAGTTTACGCAAAATGTTCGGAAATGGACGAGCGAG GTCGGGGGTAATCGTGTTGCCTTGTGGCGCGGGCAAGTCGCTTGTGGGGGTGACAGCGGTGTGCACTGTTCGCAAGCGCGCCCTCGTGCTATGCAACTCGGGCGTGTCTGTAGAGCAGTGGAAGCAGCAGTTCAAGTGCTGGTCTACCGCTGACGATAGCATGATATGCCG ATTTACATCGGAAGCGAAAGACAAACCGATGGGCGCGGGTATCCTTATCACTACGTACTCTATGATCACACACGGTCAACGCCGCTCGTGGGAGGCTGAGCAAACTATGAAGTGGCTCCAAGCCCAAGAGTGGGGCGTCGTGGTACTCGACGAAGTGCACACCATCCCCGCCAAGATGTTCCGACGCGTGCTTACTATTGTGCACTCACACGCAAAACTAG GTCTAACCGCAACTCTGCTACGTGAAGACGATAAGATAGCAGATCTAAACTTTTTAATCGGACCTAAACTTTACGAGGCGAACTGGCTGGAGCTACAAGCGAACGGATATATCGCGAGGGTACAGTGCGCTGAGGTTTGGTGTCCCATGATGCCGGAGTTCTACCGCGAGTACCTTGTACAAAA aataaataagaaaatgttGCTATACGTAATGAACCCATCGAAATTTCGTGCGTGCCAGTTTCTGGTGCGTTACCACGAGCGACGCGGCGACAAAACTATCGTTTTCTCCGACAACGTTTTCGCATTGCGTCATTACGCCGTCAAGATGAACAAGCCATACATCTACGGCCCCACGTCACAGAACGAGAGGATACAAATTTTGCAGAACTTCAAGTTCAATCCGAAGGTGAACACGATATTCGTGAGCAAGGTCGCCGATACCAGCTTCGATTTGCCCGAGGCTAATGTGCTGATTCAGATCTCATCGCATGGTGGTTCGAGGAGACAAGAAGCGCAGCGGTTAG GTCGAATTTTGAGAGCCAAGAAAGGTGCACTAGCAGAGGAATACAATGCCTTCTTCTACACTCTCGTATCTCAGGACACATTAGAAATGGCGTACAGTCGCAAAAGGCAGCGGTTTCTTGTTAACCAAGGTTATAGCTACaag GTGATCACTGAATTGAAGGGAATGGATCAAGAGCCAGACATGTTTTATGGCACCAGAGAGGAGCAAGGAATGTTATTGCAACAG GTGCTAGCGGCGTCAGAGACAGACTGCGAGGAGGAACGCGAGGGTGCCGTGGGAGGGCCGGGAGGCACGGCGCGGCGAGCGGGTGGTAGCCTCGCCTCCCTCGCCGGCGCCGACGATGCGCTCTACCTTGAGCACCGTCGCTCGTACAACAAACACCCGCTCTTCAAGAAGTTCCGATATTGA
- the LOC120630277 gene encoding uncharacterized protein LOC120630277 isoform X5 → MLSVQVPGCAGMERLGAPGGPRLRHDHRHHHSTLEWEKQQRLQAMVGRLQEMVEQETRARSAAAAERLGLPPSIQLPDGEYGQDAHLQIRVPYQQAELTRSSFQPPPNKCVSDVPEWAGAADARRSQGGAGGGKKDGLLQKATRWWVRMGARPPPAFLPAAPPPCVMVPRRAAPSPPPDA, encoded by the exons ATGCTCTCGGTACAAGTGCCGGGGTGCGCGGGCATGGAGCGGTTGGGCGCGCCGGGGGGACCGCGCCTACGGCACGACCACAGACACCACCATTCCACATT GGAATGGGAAAAACAGCAGAGGTTGCAGGCGATGGTGGGTCGCCTGCAGGAGATGGTGGAACAGGAGACGCGCGCAAGGTCTGCCGCCGCGGCAGAACGCCTCGGCCTGCCACCCAGCATACAGCTCCCAGACGGCGAGTACGGACAGGATGCCCACCTACAGATACGAGTCCCTTATCAG CAAGCCGAGCTGACGAGAAGCAGCTTTCAGCCGCCACCGAACAAGTGCGTGAGCGACGTGCCCGAGTGGGCGGGCGCGGCGGACGCGCGGCGCAGCCagggcggcgcgggcggcggcaAGAAAGACGGTCTACTGCAGAAGGCCACGCGCTGGTGGGTGCGCATGGGCGCGCGGCCGCCGCCCGCCTTCCTACCGGCCGCGCCGCCGCCCTGCGTGATGGtaccgcgccgcgccgcgccctCGCCGCCGCCCGACGCGTGA
- the LOC120630733 gene encoding chromosome transmission fidelity protein 8 homolog, with translation MQIYVDCKTETEAGVPEWAIIELQGLIQMKKENQNEATLVGDLHYFNRNRHPVLILGHHVLNGKEVKLEQPMAVIEKTNDGDKNSYKLKAIVKKKLLFKSRPKPIISNISEKV, from the exons ATGCAAATCTACGTTGATTG CAAAACGGAAACGGAGGCAGGAGTTCCAGAATGGGCAATCATTGAGCTCCAAGGTCTTATACAAATGAAAAAGGAAAACCAAAATGAGGCCACTTTGGTCGGAGACCTGCATTACTTTAATAGGAACCGTCACCCGGTGCTAATTCTGGGCCACCACGTGCTCAATGGCAAAGAGGTCAAACTGGAACAGCCGATGGCTGTCATAGAAAAAACCAATGACGGCGACAAAAACTCCTACAAATTGAAGGCTATCGTTAAAAAGAAACTTTTGTTCAAATCAAGACCTAAACCTATTATCTCTAATATCAGTGAAAAagtttaa
- the LOC120630277 gene encoding uncharacterized protein LOC120630277 isoform X3, which translates to MGKTAEVAGDGGSPAGDGGTGDARKVCRRGRTPRPATQHTAPRRRVRTGCPPTDTSPLSASRADEKQLSAATEQVRERRARVGGRGGRAAQPGRRGRRQERRSTAEGHALVGAHGRAAAARLPTGRAAALRDGTAPRRALAAARRVTSPLLRTSLSYHAYIPLSGRSDSPECTRVPEYYRLGNLFIWDSRANADARACFVICATGSCCDSVDRADRVE; encoded by the exons ATGGGAAAAACAGCAGAGGTTGCAGGCGATGGTGGGTCGCCTGCAGGAGATGGTGGAACAGGAGACGCGCGCAAGGTCTGCCGCCGCGGCAGAACGCCTCGGCCTGCCACCCAGCATACAGCTCCCAGACGGCGAGTACGGACAGGATGCCCACCTACAGATACGAGTCCCTTATCAG CAAGCCGAGCTGACGAGAAGCAGCTTTCAGCCGCCACCGAACAAGTGCGTGAGCGACGTGCCCGAGTGGGCGGGCGCGGCGGACGCGCGGCGCAGCCagggcggcgcgggcggcggcaAGAAAGACGGTCTACTGCAGAAGGCCACGCGCTGGTGGGTGCGCATGGGCGCGCGGCCGCCGCCCGCCTTCCTACCGGCCGCGCCGCCGCCCTGCGTGATGGtaccgcgccgcgccgcgccctCGCCGCCGCCCGACGCGTGACGTCGCCGCTCCTCCGCACCTCTCTATCATATCACGCTTACATTCCATTATCGGGACGATCAGACTCGCCGGAGTGCACGCGCGTCCCGGAGTATTATAGActtggtaatttatttatttgggactcgCGGGCGAACGCGGACGCGCGCGCGTGCTTTGTGATATGTGCGACAGGGTCGTGTTGTGACAGTGTGGATCGTGCGGACCGTGTGGAGTGA